The region CTACTACTCTGTAGAAGATGAAAATGAACGTGAATACAAACCAGTTAAGGTGCAGCCCTCTGTTGCACAGGCAGCCATGATCGGAAACCCGGTTTCCTTTCCGAGGGTAAAGCATTTTGCTGAGAAGTTTGAAGCTATCGGCGGTAAAAAAGCATTTCAGGTCGTTCAGGTCAGCGAGCAGATGATTATGGATTCAATGCTGCTTGCCAATTCACACGGACATATCGCCTGCACACAGGGCGGCGAATGCTTTGCCGGATTAATCCGAGCCAAGGAGTTGGGATTGATCAACGAGAACGAAAGTGCCGTACTTGATTCTACCGCTCATCAACTTAAATTCATTGGTTTCCAGGATATGTATTACCGGAATGCGTTCCCCGCTGAATACGAAGTAACCCCGGACTCTACCCGAGCCAACAAGCCTGAACTTGTAATTGAAAGCAGTGAAAAGGAAAAAATGCCTGAAGCTGATTATATTGCTAAGGCAGCAGAAAACGTTGTTTCCATGCTCGGTTTGGAGAAAAAATAAGTGGCCAAAAAGGAACGTGCTGATCAGATGCTTTTCGCTCAAGGTCTTTCAGAAAGCCGCGAGCAGGCTAAGCGTATGATCATGGCCGGACAGGCTCATTACCTTAAAGACGGCCAGAAAATTCCAGTAACCAAGCCCGGAATGCAACTTGATCCGGCTCTTGAAATTGTCGTAAAAGGACGGGACCGTTTTGTCAGCCGTGGCGGTTATAAATTACTGACCGCCATAGAAGAACTTGGTCTTGATCCCGATGGTAAGGTTGCTTTAGACGCGGGTGCATCCACCGGTGGTTTTACAGATTGCCTGCTCCAATTTGGTGCCCTGAGAGTCTATGCAGCCGATGTAGGATACGGACAGCTGCACTGGAAGCTACAGCAGGACGAACGGGTCACTAATCTTGAACGCATAAATCTACGCCATGCTGAAGAAGGACTTCTTCCGGAAAAAGTGGATCTGGCCGTCTGTGACGTTTCTTTTATTTCATTGACCAAAATTCTTCCGGCATTAGTTCGCCTGCTCAAGGCTGACGGAGAAATAGTCTGCCTGATTAAGCCGCAATTTGAAGTCGGCCCCGGCCAGACAGATAAGGGCGTGGTCCGAGATAAAGCCTTGAGGCAGCAGGCTGTAGATATGATCGTACACTTTGCAGCATCCGAACTCGGTTTACAGCTTAAAGGTCTTGTTCCTTCAAGTATTAAAGGACCTAAAGGTAACCAGGAATATCTAGCGTATTTTATTCTTTAATTCGTAGAATATGATTATTTTTAAAAGGCAGTTGCATATATGCGGCTGCCTTTTTTTATGATTTTTGGTTGTTTAGGACATTATATTATTATGCAACAGACGAACACACTGCAAATCGAGCTAAAAGCAACTTTAAATTCAAGATAAAACGTTTATTCTGTGTTGTTCGATTGTTAGTTGCTCAGATAAGAAACAAATTTTAATAGTACTATGCAGACACAACAGTGTGATGTATCAATTTGCTTTCATCATACTTGATACATCGCTATTAAACATACACTCGTGTATGATTAATTATTTGATACTATAACAGATTATTTCCATAACAGTTTATATTTGGATCAATTTTACTTTACTAAAATTTACATTCAAGATAGTTAGTATGAGCTTTTTTATGTGGGGGATGGCTCTAATTAAGTATAGTCATTACGTTTTTCAGCATTTTTGGAGGAGTATATATGAGGACTAGATTTACAGCATGCTTTAACGTGCTGACTTTATTTATCGGATTGGCAGTAATTGCCGGATTCTGCGGCAAAGCAGATGCAGCCGGCTTTGCTATCTATGAGTGGGGAGCTCGTGGTAATGCACTTGGTGGGGCCATGGTGGCAAAAGCTAACGATCCTTCTGCTGTAGCGTGGAACCCCGCTGGCATTACACAGTTGAAAGGCACCCACATCTCTGCCGGTGTGGCCATGATCTCTCCCATGATGGATCTGAGCACCACCTACAACGGTGTTACAACTAAAAACAGCGGCACAAAAAACGTATTTTTCCCGGCCAATGCATACATCACACATCAGATTAACGACAATGTCTGGCTTGGAGTCGGCGCCTTTACACGCTACGGACTGGGGACTGAATTTTCTGAAGATTGGTACGGTAGGTACGCCTCCTACAAAACTTCGATCGAAACTTATTCTTTTAACCCCAACCTTGCATATAAATTTAACGACTATATCTCTTTTGCTGCCGGTATCGAGCTCATGAAAGTCCGTGCCGACCTGCGGAAAAAGCTTGATGCATCCGGACAATACATCCCAACTACATATGCCGCAGATGTTGATCAGCGCATTATTGTTAACGGATTCACTCCCGGCTTTAACGCAGCTGTTCACATTACTCCCAGTGATGAGTGGGCGATCGGACTATCCTGGCGTAGTAAAATGAACCATAGGGCATCCGGTTCAGCAAGCTATAGGCTTCCTGCAGGAATGCCTCAGCCGCCAAAGGCATTTAATGATTCAGACGTTTCCATGGATATGACCACACCTCACATGTTTTTGGGTGGCGTTGAGTATAAGCCGCTTAAAAATTTAAGCATTGAGTTTGATGCCGTATTGTCCATGTGGAGCGATTACGACTCTATAGACTACCATTTCGATAAAAAGACAGCCATCGGACGCAACGATGTTAGTGTCACAAAAAAATGGAATGATGTCTGGAAATTTGAGGTCGGTGTTGAATATCTGCCTATCGAAGATCTGGCGCTCAGAGTCGGTTATTTCTATGACCAGAGCCCCATTCCTGACGGCTATATAGACTACATGCTGCCCACAAGTGACAGGCAGAACCTTTCACTTGGTCTCGGCTGGAAATACAAAAGCTTTTCAGTTAACGCAGCATACAACTACCTGTGGATGAAAGACCGCAATGTAGAGGCAAGACCGGCTGATCATATTCTAAAGACAGAAATTACCAATTCCCGTACTCACATTGTGAGTTTGGATATGGGATATGATTTTTAAACACCAGACACAACGCTTGAGCCGTCCTAAAATAGATTGACGGTTAATTGGTTTACTACAGGGCTGTGGGGGTACCCCCACAGCCCTGTTTATGTATTTGGTTCGGTGTTTTCATTTTCAAACTAAGATGAGGACGTTCAGAATTATATATTTCAATAGACTCTTTTACGAGTGAATTTAACTCATCAAAACTAGTGCATTTAAACACCAAAAATTCTTGTTTTAAAATTCCATTTATACGTTCAGCTAACGCATTTTGGTAACAATCATACCCATCTGTCATAGATGGGACCATTTCGGCTTTCTTGAGCTTGTTTTGATAAATGGACGATGCGTACTGCAATCCACGATCTGAATGGTGGATTGTTTTGTTTCGCGTTTTTCGGTTTTTGATAGCCATATCTAAAGCTTTAGCGGTCCCTTCGGCACTAAGATCAGAACTCAAATTGTGACCTACAATTTTTCTGCTAAAAGAGTCTGTAATTAGTGATAGATAGTATGTTTTATTTAACGTTTTTACGTAAGTTATATCACTAACAAAGACTTCTTCTGAATACTGAGGCTTAAACTCCTTCAATAAATTAGGATGTTTTTTGAGCCAATGCTTTGAATTTGTAGTTTTTGTGTAATTTTTTCTTGTTTTTATCAGTAAATGCTCTCTGCGCAATAATGCGAAAAAGGCATCCCGTCCAAGCTTGATTCCACGAGCTACAAATTTCTCACGCAATAAAAAATAAAGCTTACGCGTTCCCAGCCGAGGCATTCTGGCCCGCAGACTCAAAACAAGTTTCTTTACTTCTTGGAACTGTTTTTCCCGTACCTTATGGCGTTTTTCAGCCTGATATATCGATTGCCGACTCACCCCGAGCTGTCTACAGCAAGCAGATAAACTTATTTGCTTTGTTTCCTGAAGACCTCGTGCAGCTCGGGGGTAAGTTTTTTTCTTATGGAAGTACCCAGTTCTCTGTCAGAAATATCAATCATTTCGTTGAGAAGCATAGTTTTGATCTTCTCTTCCTGAAGCTCTTTTTCAAGACGCTTGATCTTTTGTGCTGGAGTCTCTTTAGATTTTGGCATTCTTTTCAGATGTACCATAGGTTTGCTCCAGTCAAGGGTTCCGTGCTTTCTCAGCCAGACTAAAACAGTGCTGCGGCCTTGAATCCCGTATGTCTTTTGGGCTTGCTTGTAGGTCATTTCGCCTTCTTCTACCATCGCAACAACCGCTAATTTAAAGCCCATTGTGTAATCGCGCTGACTTCGCCTTACTCTTTGACTTTCTTCCTTTTTCATAAAATAGGTCCTTTGGGTGTAAACCTATTTCAGGACGGGACAGCTCTCAAAAAAAAGCCCGCTTATGATTAAGCGGGCTTTTTTTGTTTAATTGTCCTGTCCTGAGAAATGGTTAGCTTCCGGAGCCAAGGTCTAACTTCATATCGTCCGGAGCATTCATTTCTATTGAATAGTTAATTTTATACTTGTCGCTTGCCGGTACTTCAACCTGCCATTCAAAGTTATCGTCCTTGATTTCTGCTTTCGGTTTGGAGGAAATTTCCAGTTTGATCCTCTTGTCGCCGGAAACAGGAGCAGGTTCCTGCACAAGTATTTTAACAGGTTTATTACGGCTGTTATCGAGCTCTATTCCATACTTCCAGCTGTAGGTCTGCTTAGATCCGAACATACCTTTCTCGCCGGATTTCTTTTCCAGAATTTTGTGCTCCGCCTTGAGCATGGGATCAGAGCCAAAAAAGATCTTCTTTTCCTTGCCGGAAAAAGTGAATCTCCTTTTGCCGATCATTGTCCCTTCCATCATCATCAAAGCCACTCCGGCGGGATAATCCTTTGCTGATTCAAGATTGGTTTCGGCGGAAACAAAGACATCCGGGGTCAATGACGGGCGCGCGATAAAAGTGAAATCAGATTTCCAGGTTTCACTTTCCACCGCATATTTCCTGATGCTGCCCGCAGGAATTGTTTTGCGTCCCATCTCCCAAAGCGAATAGGTTGCTTTGTTTACACGCATGGGAGCACGCTTACTAACGGCATTTTTAGCCGGTTCACGCATGGCTGAAGTAACCATAGGCATAGCTTCTTCCATGGCATATCCATCTCTTGCGATCTCAACTTCGGCTTGAGGTTCTATTACCCAGCGGCTAAGCTGAGGAGGAGAAATTCTGGAAAGTCTCTTAACTGTCGCAAGGGCAATATCACAGTTTTTAAAATCGATACCGCTACCCTGTCTGATCTCAGCTTCAAAGGTAAATTTCATTTTCCCATCGCTAGGGTATGCATCAAGTTTATATTTGGGAATCCAGCCGCAATTACGAAGCATATAACCGATTTTGAATTCGGCACTTTTGGCGCTTTTTGAAGCAACTGAAACCTTAACATTCCAAACTCTTTTTCCGCCCCCCGCCATTTCTTTCAACTGTCTTTGCAGATCGTTAATCAGCTCCTGCAAATCTGCAATCTTGGCATCAAGCTTGTTTGACTGCGCATATAATTTTGAAAGATTTTCAACCACCTGCCCCGCAATCTTTCCAAGGTCTGATGGTTTTGTCTGCTGTTCCTTCCCTCTTTCCTTCCAGAAAGAGATACCGCCATCCACGGCCTTCTTCCGGGAGAGAACAGCATCACGCTTAAATTTCAGCTGATCAATTTTCTTACCCAGATCAATTGCAGCCGGTGACCGAGACAAATCACTTCTAGCCCACGAGACATCATTTATAACGACATTTTTGCTCAAAGAAGCTATAGTAAAAGTATCTGGAATTGCCTGCCCGGAAAGAGTAAACATCACATAGTTACCGCTCACATCATTCTTGATATTCGCCTTTACCTTACTGCTGAAATCGGCCCCGGATGGGTAAAAAACCACCCTTTCAGAAGCGGCCATCGCCGAACCGCAAAACAGAATAATAAAAATAGTAGTCAACCATATTGTGCTTTTCCGCAAATCTCTACCCTCGGTTTAGTTGTCATAAAAAGAATATGGCACCATTCTATCAGATACCATACATATTCAACAATACTCAAAATGAGTCTCCCAAATGGCCGTCATGCTACATTAAATAATACAACTGACCCTCGACAAACCGCTTATTTTGATAAATAGTCACTTCATTTGATAGTTATAACAATAACCGGAGTAAAAAGATAATGGCCAATAAACTTTCTCTGCTGGTTTGTGGTGGTGCAGGATACATAGGGTCACATATGACCAGAATGATTGCCGAATCTGGGCACGATGTAACTGTATTCGATAACCTGTCTACAGGTCACGCGGAAGCTCTGAAATGGGGCAAATTTGTGCAAGGCGACCTGCGTAATCCAGCTGATCTTGAAAGATTATTTGCGGAAGGCTCATATGACGCTGTGTTTCATTTTTCCGGCTTGATTGTGGTCAGCGAGTCTGTAGAAAAACCTTACGAATATTACGATAACAACGTAACCGGAACTCTTAATCTGCTACAGGCAATGCGCAAACATAATGTGGATAAATTTGTTTTTTCTTCCACAGCCGCAGTCTACGGTGACCCGGTAATGGATATTATAACCGAAGATCACCCACTTAAACCGTTGAATCCTTATGGCCGGACAAAACTCCAAGTGGAGGAAATCCTGCAGGATTACGCTGTTGCCTACGGGATGAATTCTGTCTGTTTCAGATATTTTAACGCCGCCGGCGCACACCCGGACAGCATGATAGGGGAAGCACATTCACCGGAAACCCACCTGATCCCCAATATTCTGCTTAGCTGTATTGAAGAAGGACGCAGGCTTAAGATTTTCGGCAATGAATACCCTACCCCTGACGGCACTTGCGTACGTGATTATATACATATTTTAGATCTTTGCGATGCCCATCTCAAAGCTGTAGAATTTATGGGCAATAACAAAGGAGCACATTCCTTCAATCTGGGTAATGGTAAAGGATTCAGTATTCTTGAAGTTATCAAAGCGGCAAGTGAAGTAATCGGCCGTGAAATTAAATTTGACTATGAACCGGCTCGGGCCGGAGATTCGCCCCGACTGGTCGCGGACAGCTCCAAAGCAGCCGAACGAATTAAGTGGACTCCGGAATATACAGATTTGCGCGAGATTATTGAAACGGCTTACCACTGGCATAAAAATCCCGGATACTAAGAACAAAATCATAAAAAAGACGGAGTTTACGCCATAAACGCAGACTCCGTCTTCTTAATAAACAATTATATAATCAAACAAATCAACGGGTAATCAATAGGGTGTCCTGATAGTATCGGGATTCCCGGCCGCACCAGTTACCGTATAAGATTTCCTGAATTTTAAATCCCTTCTGCTGAAACATATTCAGGGCGAATTTTTCATCATAGCCGACCGCATCCATAGGATCTTTAGGATCAGCGGTATAAAAAACGCCGTACTTATATAAATCCAATGAACTTTTACCCGCATCCATAAGCCCGGTTGATTCAGCATTAACCAGAAAGAATGTTGCGAAAAGACGCCCATTATCCGTTAAAACACGATCAATTTCATTAATATAGTTGATGATGTCTTCAGGCATCATATGAGTAAAGACGGAATTAAGCATGACAAGATCTTTGGAATTATCCGCGTAAGGAAATACAAACTCGGCAGCTTTGGTCCGAGCTCCGGGGTTGTAGGTAGAATTAAAAAGATCTACTTTTTGATACTGAAAATTAGGAAACTCGGGTGTAATGTTCTCGGTACACCACTCAACACCCACATGGAAGGTATCAAACCCATCATAGCTTCCTTCTCTGGAAAGATATTCAAGCAGGGGAAAAGACAATCTGCCGATTCCACAGCCGATATCCAACACCCTCTCGTCCGGTTGTAATCCAAGTTTGTCTCGGCAAAGATCAATCATTTTCCTGCCGGAGGCTTTAAAATTACCTCCGCCGAAACAGATGTGCAGATCTTCCGGGGGTAAAGAAACTTTACTGATATCTCTCATTGTTCAACGCTTACATCTTATTCAGGCAGTCTTCGCAGACTTCGCCGTCAGGGTTTTCAGCAGATGTTTTTGCAGCAGATTTATCAAGAATCATATCGACCATAGCCTCAAATCTGTCCGCCGGAAGGTAGCCGCGCACGGAGACTCCGTTGATAAGGAAAGTTGGGGTTGCATCAATTTTGAACTCATTAGCTTCTTTTTCGTCAGCCTTTATATATTTTTGCAAGTCAACAGAATTGAGAGTTTTCTGGAGGAGATTTGGATCTACGCCTGTATCTGCTATTATTTTGCCCAGCACGGAGCCGTCTTTATCTTCATAAAGTGCTTTCTGGTTTTTGAATGCCAAGTCGTGGAACTTATAAGCCTTTTTCTGGTCTAATTTTGCTATGGCCTCAAAGATGATAGCCAATTGGCGGGAGTTCTTATGCATAGGCAGATGTTTGAATATGAGTCTGTATTTATCGGGATGTTCTTTAACCAACTGAGTGACCACTTCTGCCCCTTTGCGGCAGTAAGGACAGAGGAAATCAGTATATTCAACTATTGTTACCGGTGCATCGGGATTACCAAGCAAAGGCCGCTCTGCCCAGATTTGAGGCAGATAAGGATTTTTTATTTCTGCATTGAATACTTCTTCACGTTTAAGCTTTTCTCTTTCATCAATACCCTGCTCGACAATTGCAAGCATATCGATGCTGCTTTCACGCATGGCATCAAGTACAATCTGGGGATTTTCCCGAATTGTTTCGGTAATCTGCTCCTTCAGCATCTGTTTACTCATACATCCGGAAAAAAGAACTACAACCGACATTAGCAGCAAAATTCGCTTTAACATGAAAACCTCTTCAGCAACAGTTTATGAAAAAACCTCCAAGCAGAGAAACTTTGGAGGTTTAATAAATGACAAGTTATAAAAAATTATTTCTCGCTAAGATTATAGATATCATTGAAAGAATCGGTCCTAGCATCAACCTTTTCCATAAAATCGGAATGAATCAAATCAGGATCCATAGTGGGAACGGAGGGGCCGCCAAAAGGAGAGGTGACTATATCGTACATACCGGAAACAATCCTGCCTCCGGTATAGGCTACTCCCACAAAAAAACCGCCTATATAACCGGCAGCCTGTTGCGCCGGTTCATCATTCTCAGCAGCAAGATCAACAGACTGATTGGGAATTTCAAGCGGAGCGGAAAGGATATTCGTCATCCCTCTACCCAGCTTTCGGGGTGCGCGATCAGAATAATTTTCCCCGTCTCCTACATAATTCGCTGAATTCAAGGAGCAGCCGCCAAGCAGCATTGAGGATAAGGCCACTGCGACAAGTAATATCTGTACATTTTTTTTGGATTTAATCATTTTATCTCCTTGTACTATGTATGCCCCCGTGATTATTTCATGTCAAGACTCTCTGTATCTTCGCACCTGTAATTAAAGGGTTCCGGGAATATTTCGCACAAAAAAGGCCGCCTTAAAAGACGGCCTTTAATCTTAACAATTCAACTTTCATCTACCATTTTTTTTCGCGCTGCTTTTGAAGTGCAGCTTCCTGCTCTTCAAATGTGGCGAATCCGGCATGATGCATGGCATCTTCAACGGTCTGACTCCAATCCCATGCAGAATAGATGACCGGTTTATGGAAAGTTCCACGGAAGGTATCCATTTCCTGACGGATAAAGTCTTCCCTAGGAGTATCCATATTATCCCGCAGCTGCTCATTGAGACGTCTTATCTCACCTTCGTACCAGTCTTCCAGATCTTCTGGAGTCTTGTACTTTTTGATAATATGGCTATAGCCGTTATCTTCCATAAGTGAGGCGAGACGTTCAAAATGACGATCCCGTATCCACTGGCCCAGTTCACTGACCTTGATGTTTTCAGCTTCGACTGCGGCCATATCAAGCTTGGTCTGAAGATAAGTATCCGGGACAACAGATGCTGAAACGATACCGGCGATGCAGACTACGCCGCGTAGGATAACGCTATTTGAAACACCCTGACCGCAGAAACCGATCTTCTTACCGAATTTCTGTCCGGTAAAAATAGCGGAAAGGATCGCCCAGACGACCGCCGGATCTTCCTCGTCGTAAATATGCTGCAGACTTGGATTATCGCGGTCGGTACCGAGAACCAGCTGAGTCATATCATTGGAGCCGATGGAGAAACCGTCTACCTCTTTGATGAATTCCTTACTCAGCACGGCATTACTGGGAATTTCAGCCATGAGGATAAGTTTCAGGCCGTCTTTACCCGAATCAAGATTGTGAACCTGTGAGAGGTAACGTTTCATGCTGCGCGCTTCTTCAATAGTGCGTACAAAAGGCAGCATGATATGCAGATTTTTACCGCCAAATACACCACGGGCCAGCTTGAAGGCCTCCAGTTCCCAGTCATGAATATTTCTTGAAACACCGCGATAACCGAGCATGGGGTTGTCTTCATGGTGCTCAAAGAGCAATCCGCCGAGCAGGTTGTGATATTCATTGGTTTTAAAATCAGTGGTGCGGTAAACAATGTCCTTACCGTAAAAGGCCATGGCGAATAAGGCCAATCCCTGTGACAGGGTCTGGATGTAATTTTCCTTACCTGTGCGTAAACCGCGTGATTTAATAATCTCAGCAATGCGCTGGCGAAGAGTGGTGATTTCATCCATTTCGGATTTAAGTCCCAT is a window of Maridesulfovibrio sp. DNA encoding:
- a CDS encoding TlyA family RNA methyltransferase, with the translated sequence MAKKERADQMLFAQGLSESREQAKRMIMAGQAHYLKDGQKIPVTKPGMQLDPALEIVVKGRDRFVSRGGYKLLTAIEELGLDPDGKVALDAGASTGGFTDCLLQFGALRVYAADVGYGQLHWKLQQDERVTNLERINLRHAEEGLLPEKVDLAVCDVSFISLTKILPALVRLLKADGEIVCLIKPQFEVGPGQTDKGVVRDKALRQQAVDMIVHFAASELGLQLKGLVPSSIKGPKGNQEYLAYFIL
- a CDS encoding outer membrane protein transport protein, which codes for MRTRFTACFNVLTLFIGLAVIAGFCGKADAAGFAIYEWGARGNALGGAMVAKANDPSAVAWNPAGITQLKGTHISAGVAMISPMMDLSTTYNGVTTKNSGTKNVFFPANAYITHQINDNVWLGVGAFTRYGLGTEFSEDWYGRYASYKTSIETYSFNPNLAYKFNDYISFAAGIELMKVRADLRKKLDASGQYIPTTYAADVDQRIIVNGFTPGFNAAVHITPSDEWAIGLSWRSKMNHRASGSASYRLPAGMPQPPKAFNDSDVSMDMTTPHMFLGGVEYKPLKNLSIEFDAVLSMWSDYDSIDYHFDKKTAIGRNDVSVTKKWNDVWKFEVGVEYLPIEDLALRVGYFYDQSPIPDGYIDYMLPTSDRQNLSLGLGWKYKSFSVNAAYNYLWMKDRNVEARPADHILKTEITNSRTHIVSLDMGYDF
- a CDS encoding IS3 family transposase (programmed frameshift); this translates as MKKEESQRVRRSQRDYTMGFKLAVVAMVEEGEMTYKQAQKTYGIQGRSTVLVWLRKHGTLDWSKPMVHLKRMPKSKETPAQKIKRLEKELQEEKIKTMLLNEMIDISDRELGTSIRKKPYPRAARGLQETKQISLSACCRQLGVSRQSIYQAEKRHKVREKQFQEVKKLVLSLRARMPRLGTRKLYFLLREKFVARGIKLGRDAFFALLRREHLLIKTRKNYTKTTNSKHWLKKHPNLLKEFKPQYSEEVFVSDITYVKTLNKTYYLSLITDSFSRKIVGHNLSSDLSAEGTAKALDMAIKNRKTRNKTIHHSDRGLQYASSIYQNKLKKAEMVPSMTDGYDCYQNALAERINGILKQEFLVFKCTSFDELNSLVKESIEIYNSERPHLSLKMKTPNQIHKQGCGGTPTAL
- a CDS encoding DUF4139 domain-containing protein encodes the protein MAASERVVFYPSGADFSSKVKANIKNDVSGNYVMFTLSGQAIPDTFTIASLSKNVVINDVSWARSDLSRSPAAIDLGKKIDQLKFKRDAVLSRKKAVDGGISFWKERGKEQQTKPSDLGKIAGQVVENLSKLYAQSNKLDAKIADLQELINDLQRQLKEMAGGGKRVWNVKVSVASKSAKSAEFKIGYMLRNCGWIPKYKLDAYPSDGKMKFTFEAEIRQGSGIDFKNCDIALATVKRLSRISPPQLSRWVIEPQAEVEIARDGYAMEEAMPMVTSAMREPAKNAVSKRAPMRVNKATYSLWEMGRKTIPAGSIRKYAVESETWKSDFTFIARPSLTPDVFVSAETNLESAKDYPAGVALMMMEGTMIGKRRFTFSGKEKKIFFGSDPMLKAEHKILEKKSGEKGMFGSKQTYSWKYGIELDNSRNKPVKILVQEPAPVSGDKRIKLEISSKPKAEIKDDNFEWQVEVPASDKYKINYSIEMNAPDDMKLDLGSGS
- the galE gene encoding UDP-glucose 4-epimerase GalE, producing the protein MANKLSLLVCGGAGYIGSHMTRMIAESGHDVTVFDNLSTGHAEALKWGKFVQGDLRNPADLERLFAEGSYDAVFHFSGLIVVSESVEKPYEYYDNNVTGTLNLLQAMRKHNVDKFVFSSTAAVYGDPVMDIITEDHPLKPLNPYGRTKLQVEEILQDYAVAYGMNSVCFRYFNAAGAHPDSMIGEAHSPETHLIPNILLSCIEEGRRLKIFGNEYPTPDGTCVRDYIHILDLCDAHLKAVEFMGNNKGAHSFNLGNGKGFSILEVIKAASEVIGREIKFDYEPARAGDSPRLVADSSKAAERIKWTPEYTDLREIIETAYHWHKNPGY
- a CDS encoding methyltransferase domain-containing protein, producing the protein MRDISKVSLPPEDLHICFGGGNFKASGRKMIDLCRDKLGLQPDERVLDIGCGIGRLSFPLLEYLSREGSYDGFDTFHVGVEWCTENITPEFPNFQYQKVDLFNSTYNPGARTKAAEFVFPYADNSKDLVMLNSVFTHMMPEDIINYINEIDRVLTDNGRLFATFFLVNAESTGLMDAGKSSLDLYKYGVFYTADPKDPMDAVGYDEKFALNMFQQKGFKIQEILYGNWCGRESRYYQDTLLITR
- a CDS encoding thioredoxin domain-containing protein is translated as MLKRILLLMSVVVLFSGCMSKQMLKEQITETIRENPQIVLDAMRESSIDMLAIVEQGIDEREKLKREEVFNAEIKNPYLPQIWAERPLLGNPDAPVTIVEYTDFLCPYCRKGAEVVTQLVKEHPDKYRLIFKHLPMHKNSRQLAIIFEAIAKLDQKKAYKFHDLAFKNQKALYEDKDGSVLGKIIADTGVDPNLLQKTLNSVDLQKYIKADEKEANEFKIDATPTFLINGVSVRGYLPADRFEAMVDMILDKSAAKTSAENPDGEVCEDCLNKM
- a CDS encoding exosortase system-associated protein, TIGR04073 family, whose protein sequence is MIKSKKNVQILLVAVALSSMLLGGCSLNSANYVGDGENYSDRAPRKLGRGMTNILSAPLEIPNQSVDLAAENDEPAQQAAGYIGGFFVGVAYTGGRIVSGMYDIVTSPFGGPSVPTMDPDLIHSDFMEKVDARTDSFNDIYNLSEK